The Sorghum bicolor cultivar BTx623 chromosome 6, Sorghum_bicolor_NCBIv3, whole genome shotgun sequence genome contains the following window.
TTATTGTAGGTAATGGTGCCACCCTCCCGGTTGTTGGCACCGGATACTCCACTCTTCCTGGTCCTTTCTGTCTCAACAATGTTCTTATAGCCCCTGACATTATTAAAAATCTTCTTTCTGTTCGATAGTTCACTAGTGATAATCTCGTTTCTGTTGAGTTTGACCCACTTGGTGTTTCTGTATCTCCTTACCAGGACCATCCTCCTTCGATGTAACAGCTTGGGGACCCTCTACACCTTGCAGCTCCCGTCATCGCCCTCTAGTTCCTGCGCTCTTATGGCCACTCCCTCCCCGACTACTTGGCATCGTCACCACGGCCACCCCGGAAAGGCTACTCTTTAGAGTCTCGCCTAGTCACCTTCGATTATCTGCAACAAGCCCGATGATGACTCCCTCTGCCATGCTTGTCAACTTGGTCGCCATGTCCGCTTGCCATTTACCAGTTCCTTGTCAAGAGCATCTAAAATTTCGATTTGATACATTGTGACCTGTGAACGTCCCCAATTGTCAGTGTATCCGGATTCAAATATTATTTAGTTATTCTTGATGATTGCTCCCATTTTCTTTGGACTTTTCCTCTTCGATTACAGTCTGACACTTTTTTTTGTTCTCTCCAACTTCTGCAGGAGCTACCTCTCCACCAATCCCGTTTAACATCAACGCACCAAGCACGTGTAAATCGACCTTCACTTCTCCGGGAACGCGTCGCCATTGGGGCTGTCCGTGTTCTTCATGTTCCCACCGTGTCGCAGTTCGCCAATGTCTTCACCAAGGGGCTTCCTTCCTCGCTCCAGTAACGTTCGTTCTAACGACGTTCCGACTGCGGGGGGTGTTAGAGTATTTACTTCCTATCTGTATGCGCTGCCTCCTCCAGGCTGGCCTGGCCCTTTGGGCTACTCCTGTATCCTGGCTATTTATATGTAACCCTCTTGTAACTCCCATCATTAAGCAATCTAAGCCTGTTGGCATTCTACTATCAATAAACACTTCATTGAATAGCTCTACAAGAAATAGGATGATAGCAGAAACCTTCCTTCCACAAGTGCATTAGAACCAACAAATTTGTAAGTGAACTTTTCCACAACTCAGTTCAAAACAAGCAATCAATTGAATAATCACCAACATGAAATTGAGTTTAAAATTTGTCTTCTTCAGAgggaaaaacaaagaaaaaggtTTTGAAAGGACTACCTGTTCATCTTCTTCATCACAATAACCAAGCAAAGAGACTAGATTACGGTGATGCAGCCTCGATAGCAATTCTATCTCTGTGAAGAATTCCTTTGAACCCTGAAGAGACCCTTGCTGTGCTCGCTTTATTGCTACTACTGTTCCATCAGCCAACACACCTCTGTATACCTTGCCATACCCTCCTTGGCCAATTAGTGTTGAATCATTGAAGTCATGTGTACAATGTGACAATTCATCAAAAGTGAAGTCTTTTACACCAGCAATTTTCATTGAAATTCTTTTCGCTACATCGACAATAAAACCTTGTCATTTGAACAGCACATAACTTATATGGAAAGGATATATTGACATATTGTTATATGCACAGTAAGTCCTTTACTAAAATAGTAAATAAATGAATACAGAGGAGGGCATTGGAACACCTtacaatttttagaaaaaaaaatgcaaactTTCTAATTTTTAACTGTTTATAAGAACATAAAAGTAGAGGTGGAGGATTTACCAGAGCGTTTCTTTGAAGAAGAATTTCTTGAACGTCTCCGCAGTATAATGATAGTAACGAGGGATGAAAGAATGGCAGCTGCAGCAAATGCTGCCATGACTACCCCAACGATGGCACCTGTACTCAGACCAGACTTCCCACCCTGTGGTAATACTGGAAAGACAGCATGAGAATAGGTGAGCCCTCTATCTTCTAGACTTGCTACGATTACGGAAATTTAAATGGATCTTCTAGAATATGCAGAAAACATACATTGGTGAAATTTTCCATAACACTAACTTTTGTAGGCATGTTTGACCAACAGCATCATGTCAGTGTTATACCACATTCCACATATTCAATCCCAAAATATCAATATTCTGATTATAAATTTTAGGCTTGTACGTCAAGGTTTTTGTAAAATGTTTCTATAATACTAATATgtatatatgaaaaaaaaactgtaaACCTCCAAATATTTAAAAAGGTTTAACCCTTGTAGGGTGTAGGTTGAGTTCAATATCCACCAATCACTACTGGCCCAAATGACCAAACTCATGTTGTGACTGCAGCACGTTCACCATTCTTACCAATGTGGAGTAGCAGCTAAGAAGCTAACACAAGAGTAGGACCTAGTATTATATACATCTTTTCATAACTTGCTCACTATCACCAAGTGACATCAGTTATTTGTCACATATGTTTCTCACAGTTACTGGTCAGATTCAAGTTTAACTACATAAGGCATCCTTATCATAGTAAAAAAACAGAGTCCTCCAATAAATGGACAATACAGAAACAAAATAAAAGATGTGAGAAAAGATATCATACTGGTGTTGTACCACCCTCGGTTGAAGCTGAGAAGTTCATAGGGACCAAATATATCAGAGTCTGGAATCTGCCAACCTGTGAACATACCATTAAGCCTCAACACCTCATTTGCATTGAAATAGGGAGTGTTATTTGGAAACAGTTTCAGGTCCATCCTCAGCCTTGGGCCTTCTTCCCACATGAAAGTAGAAACTTCTAATTGGTATAATGACAATGAAAGCCCAGATGATAAGTACTGTTGGAATTGGGATTCATATGGAATGAAATTCCAGAACCCAGGACTCTTAAGCCGGTAATCCACATAAACTGGAATGGCACATATGCATGGTATTGGTGATAATGGTATTCTTTCGAAAGGAAGGTCGCAAGGTTGACAAAGTGTACTGTTATCTGCGGAACCTCCAGGTTCAGGTACAACAACATTTGCTGATTGACAATACTGAGAAATGTTCAGTTGGTTTTGCGCAGCGCAAACTGGGTTTCCATGTAATCTAAACATGACaagttaaataaaaaaaaatcaggtCCTACAAATATAGCTGCACAAGTAAAAAGTACAAGTTCTATAGAATATCCATTCCAGTTTTTGACGTGAACAACATTTTCTTCTCCAAATAACAATGGGTAAAAGTATTCATTAGTATTTTAATTAGAATCAAGAAAATTATAGTCTACATCATGATATTTTTTCTTGCAAACATGCATGAGACTTGAGAGCCTACATCGTCATATTATAAGAACTATTCATCAAACAATCCCTTTTGCTAGAGAAGAAATACGTAAATGTCCAAATGCGAAAAtcatacaaaaggatcatataaTTTAATGTTATTCTAACATGCAACAATCATAGCACCTCAACTCAATTTCACATGGAACCACCAATTACTTTGGACTTGGGTTCTCCTAGAAAGGTTAGGTATTGACCTTCACTTATGGGAGCTTAAATGGAAAACAGAGTAAAATCACAGGCATCAATCAATTTAATAAGCATTTTTTTGGAACAACTAAGCATAGAAAAAATTAAGCTGAGGACCCCGTATACTGAGGCACAAGATGGATGACTACAAAGGTTGTCACCTTATATGCTGATATGTTCTGATATTCAAACAAAAGATGCTGCACATGTCATTGTTCAGACTTTATGGAATTTACAGTTTTACACTACTTCTGAAGCTACCAGAAAATATATATGTCAGCATCAGTTCTTTAGCCAAGATTATCAGACCGACAGTGACAACATAATATCTCTCTAACAAGTCAAGATTCTCTGAATAACAAGAAACATATTAAATAGAAATGCATACAGGATGGTAACGTTGGCAGGCGGTGAAAGAGGAGTTGACAGATTGTTGAGAGAATTGTTCTGGAAATCCCTGTAAATATTCATTAGAGAATTAGACTATCATTATCTTGTTCTAGAAAAATAAGATAAGGATTGAAGATTTGAAGGTCTTACAGTGTAAGACTTCTATTTCCACTTAGATCAATATTTTGCCAGATATTAGATGGAACAGAACCAGTCAAGTTGTTGTCGTCAAGTGACCTGAGCAAAGACAATTTAGTTTCAGTTCAGCCTGATATGACAGATTATTTCAGAGAATAGCTACCATCTGGCTGTTTGAGAGAAACAAACTATCCTCAgtgaaaggaaaatattttttgaaaGCATGGGATGGGCCTGCAGAAGTACTGAGAACACATTGATTTTATCTTGTGGTTACTCTGTTTATCTATTagattaaatttatataaaaggaGAGCCCTCTACAAGGAAGCATATTGTAACTGTTACTATTAAGAAAGAATTGTGTAAAGGCTTCCACCACAAATGTTATTACCCTCAATATCTATAGACCTATCCTCTATGCAAAGTCTTTTACAAATGATACAAAGATCATAATAGTTGTTGTAGACACTAACAAATAAATAGTGCAAAAAGGGTTAGGTCATACTTACAATCTTTGGAGATTAGGAAGGCCAGAGAAAATTCCTGGAATGGAACCATTAAGATAATTGTGGGAAAGATCACTGCACAATATGAATATGTGAGAATCACTGTCTATGCAATCAAAAtgatcaataaatgatagatTTTGTCAAATGTTTagtataataaataaaatacaaTGATTTGGCTGCAAGGGTTCTGTTTTATACATTGTAGTTATGTTGCTCGCAAATTGGCTGGCTGGTATTGGACCTCTCAACTGATTCCAGCTAAGATCCCTGAAACACATTGGACAAAGATGAGAACAAAAGATAACTTGCCAAATTCTCATAAACGTCATGTGCAAAAATCCAAAAAACTAATAATTTTTCTCCTAATAACAAAAAAGGGTAATTTCTTTTCCTAAAAGGTGATTATGCAGTACAGAACTTTACACATACAAGTAGCCAAGTTGGGGTATTCCACTGACGTCAGGAACAGGTCCTTCCAAGCTGCAGTTCCTCAAACTCCTGATGGTGACAGTATTAATTAGATTAATATAAACTGTGATAAACGCTGCtggaaaaaaagagaggaggaATAAATATGAAGCAAACTTGAATTCTTGAGATGCATTAAAGCTTTACACCTTAATTTGCAAGGCATTCAAATGCCAGTGTCCTGAGATGCTAGCCATATTGGGTAAAGAACTGGATGTCTACTATGTACATGCCAGCAATTTGGCATTATACTGCCACAAATTTTAGCGAAACATGTGGCaataaaattcaaaaaattgaACTATTTCTAAAATAGGTTAAATATCTGGTATATATATCATGATGTTTCATGCTTGCTCTTGCTAGATTAGGATTGAcaattctttttctttttggttgggAGGGATGATCCTTTAATCTTCAATTTGTGATTCATACCATGATATGTATGTTACGAATAAAGAGTGACTTAACTGGATAATAATATTGAAGCCCAATGGAGACTATATATAGAGGACATGAGGGACACAGGAGGAAAACCCTAGACTAGGAGATTACACTAATATCCTTGACTATTATATCTTAACAACCCCTCTCAAATGCAACGCGAATGCTATTGCAATGTCGTTGCATTTGGAGAGTCGACACTATGCACGacttaaaaaataaaagagacGAATTACATCCAAAACCAAAATAGAAGATGTCGTCAAAGGCATCATTGTAATTGGCAAATAATGATGAGGGTTGTCAAACAAATGTGGATTCCCATTACTGATACAAAAACTTACGTGACAACTCATATAAGAATACGGAATGCAAAAGGAGATAAAGCAGACTTACAATTTCAGAAGTGTTGAGATGTTGCCATAAGATGAAGGAATTGTACTTCCAGAGAAATTATTATTGTCCAGTTGTCTGCAAATCATTTTAAAAAGATGTAGTTAGAAACTAAAGGGACAATGGATGCAATGCAATTCCAAACTGAAATTGCAAATGTGTATTAAAATATTTCAAGAAAACAAGCAGCTCAATGCGCAATGATTTTTTGTACACTGAATCGACACTACTACAATTCTATAGAACATGCTAGCCATCCAGGTTTGTAACCCATGACCGTGAAAATGATAGGGATGCTCACAAGTATCCCAGCTAGTTGCCCACCAGCGGGGATGTGAGTGTCCCTGATAATCAACAGGGataatcaaataaaaaagatGTTCTTTTGGCCCCAAAACAATTGTAAGAAAAAAGCCAcctcaaccccccccccccccacaaaaaaaaaacccatGAACCCAGGGCACACCTTTTCCTCCCATGTAACCCGCTTGCCCTCCAACAAGAAACTGACCATCCCTAACAATGCAATATTTTTTCCCTTTTGACCTTTGTTCTTTAAAACTTTAATAAATTATTTTGGCAtccaaatgacttaaatttttttaaaaaaNNNNNNNNNNNNNNNNNNNNNNNNNNNNNNNNNNNNNNNNNNNNNNNNNNNNNNNNNNNNNNNNNNNNNNNNNNNNNNNNNNNNNNNNNNNNNNNNNNNNNNNNNNNNNNNNNNNNNNNNNNNNNNNNNNNNNNNNNNNNNNNNNNNNNNNNNNNNNNNNNNNNNNNNNNNNNNNNNNNNNNNNNNNNNNNNNNNNNNNNNNNNNNNNNNNNNNNNNNNNNNNNNNNNNNNNNNNNNNNNNNNNNNNNNNNNNNNNNNNNNNNNNNNNNNNNNNNNNNNNNNNNNNNNNNNNNNNNNNNNNNNNNNNNNNNNNNNNNNNNNNNNNNNNNNNNNNNNNNNNNNNNNNNNNNNNNNNNNNNNNNNNNNNNNNNNNNNNNNNNNNNNNNNNNNNNNNNNNNNNNNNNNNNNNNNNNNNNNNNNNNNNNNNNNNNNNNNNNNNNNNNNNNNNNNNNNNNNNNNNNNNNNNNNNNNNNNNNNNNNNNNNNNNNNNNNNNNNNNNNNNNNNNNNNNNNNNNNNNNNNNNNNNNNNNNNNNNNNNNNNNNNNNNNNNNNNNNNNNNNNNNNNNNNNNNNNNNNNNNNNNNNNNNNNNNNNNNNNNNNNNNNNNNNNNNNNNNNNNNNNNNNNNNNNNNNNNNNNNNNNNNNNNNNNNNNNNNNNNNNNNNNNNNNNNNNNNNNNNNNNNNNNNNNNNNNNNNNNNNNNNNNNNNNNNNNNNNNNNNNNNNNNNNNNNNNNNNNNNNNNNNNNNNNNNNNNNNNNNNNNNNNNNNNNNNNNNNNNNNNNNNNNNNNNNNNNNNNNNNNNNNNNNNNNNNNNNNNNNNNNNNNNNNNNNNNNNNNNNNNNNNNNNNNNNNNNNNNNNNNNNNNNNNNNNNNNNNNNNNNNNNNNNNNNNNNNNNNNNNNNNNNNNNNNNNNNNNNNNNNNNNNNNNNNNNNNNNNNNNNNNNNNNNNNNNNNNNNNNNNNNNNNNNNNNNNNNNNNNNNNNNNNNNNNNNNNNNNNNNNNNNNNNNNNNNNNNNNNNNNNNNNNNNNNNNNNNNNNNNNNNNNNNNNNNNNNNNNNNNNNNNNNNNNNNNNNNNNNNNNNNNNNNNNNNNNNNNNNNNNNNNNNNNNNNNNNNNNNNNNNNNNNNNNNNNNNNNNNNNNNNNNNNNNNNNNNNNNNNNNNNNNNNNNNNNNNNNNNNNNNNNNNNNNNNNNNNNNNNNNNNNNNNNNNNNNNNNNNNNNNNNNNNNNNNNNNNNNNNNNNNNNNNNNNNNNNNNNNNNNNNNNNNNNNNNNNNNNNNNNNNNNNNNNNNNNNNNNNNNNNNNNTGCAAATGCACAATGGGCATCCTGTCACAAGAGCAGAAACAATTGCATGAAAGAAATATGCAAAGCTCATCCATGACACAGGATGTGACTACAATGGAACACCTGGAGAAACACCTTTAAATTATTATGAAAGGAAAATTAAAATGGAAAATAGAAATACCATGTTTTGGGGTGAATCTCAGATTCAGTCTAATGAATACTAAGTTAAACTAACAACTATGAAGAACCAAGCACTAGGTCGGTTGGTTAGTGCCTAAATTTGATAGGATAGCCACCCAGAGCAAAGTCGGGGGTCACCAATTTGTGAATACCTCCCTGAAAAACTGGTTTCAGCATGTTTCCTAGCTAGACAGGGTTTGGCACTCCTCAACCTTCAATTAAAAAAATGACATGGGAAGTATCTCCTCTCCCCAGTAGTCAAGTAAAAATAAAATCTTACAGCTATGACATGCCCCGTGTGCAACCAAAACATATTCGGAACTGATTCAGTCAGACAA
Protein-coding sequences here:
- the LOC8080229 gene encoding probable LRR receptor-like serine/threonine-protein kinase At1g06840; its protein translation is MKSIYSGQMGKNMLRPQALFLCSIILTLSFTLLQPTTAQVTAPWEVDALKAIRGSLIDPHGNLSSWNRGDPCMGNWSHVICYNATGSDGYYHVQELQLLRLNLSGTLAPELGQLSQMKIMDFMWNTIGGTIPKEVGNITSLELLMICRQLDNNNFSGSTIPSSYGNISTLLKLSLRNCSLEGPVPDVSGIPQLGYLDLSWNQLRGPIPASQFASNITTIDLSHNYLNGSIPGIFSGLPNLQRLSLDDNNLTGSVPSNIWQNIDLSGNRSLTLDFQNNSLNNLSTPLSPPANVTILLHGNPVCAAQNQLNISQYCQSANVVVPEPGGSADNSTLCQPCDLPFERIPLSPIPCICAIPVYVDYRLKSPGFWNFIPYESQFQQYLSSGLSLSLYQLEVSTFMWEEGPRLRMDLKLFPNNTPYFNANEVLRLNGMFTGWQIPDSDIFGPYELLSFNRGWYNTILPQGGKSGLSTGAIVGVVMAAFAAAAILSSLVTIIILRRRSRNSSSKKRSAKRISMKIAGVKDFTFDELSHCTHDFNDSTLIGQGGYGKVYRGVLADGTVVAIKRAQQGSLQGSKEFFTEIELLSRLHHRNLVSLLGYCDEEDEQMLVYEYMPNGNLRDHLSARAKAPLDFPMRLRIALGSSRGILYLHTEADPPIYHRDIKASNILLDSKFVAKVADFGLSRLAPLPETEGSAPGHVSTVVKGTPGYLDPEYFLTHKLTDKSDVYSLGVVFLELLTGMQPISHGRNIVREVLAANQSGMIFSVVDNRMGSYPAECVEKFSALALRCCQDETDSRPSMVEVVRELEMIWRMTPGTENIASSESGVLGMGSSSSNTTSTPTASGSRMASSDDHYISSMEVSGSNLLSSVMPSINPR